A genomic segment from Dietzia psychralcaliphila encodes:
- a CDS encoding ABC transporter ATP-binding protein: MRYRLPGGRLLFDDLDLSVLEGESLVLLGPSGVGKSTLLRLLAGLEEPAGGELRLGSQAGGDGRAHSYGVVFQKPLLYPWLSVRENVALGGRFRALRGRVDTAHVDELLEHFGIAELADARTDQISGGQAQRVAVVRAAATRPEILLLDEPFSALDPVTRAESQRWLVGVTAELGVTTVMVTHDVDEALVVGSRIALLGSTGRVQDHWINPAHGTTDSDPDLRASILASYRTA; the protein is encoded by the coding sequence CTGCGGTACCGACTCCCCGGTGGCCGGCTGTTGTTCGACGACCTCGACCTCTCGGTGCTCGAGGGTGAGTCCCTGGTGCTGTTGGGTCCGTCCGGGGTCGGCAAGTCCACCCTCCTGCGGCTCCTCGCTGGGCTGGAGGAACCGGCCGGAGGCGAACTCCGCCTGGGATCGCAGGCCGGCGGCGACGGGCGGGCACACTCCTACGGGGTCGTGTTCCAGAAGCCGCTGCTCTACCCGTGGCTCTCGGTCCGGGAGAACGTCGCGCTGGGCGGACGCTTCCGTGCCCTGCGCGGTCGCGTCGACACCGCCCACGTGGACGAGTTGCTCGAGCATTTCGGGATCGCCGAACTCGCGGACGCCCGGACGGACCAGATCTCCGGAGGGCAGGCCCAGCGTGTCGCCGTGGTCCGTGCGGCAGCGACACGTCCGGAGATCCTCCTCCTCGACGAGCCGTTCAGCGCACTCGACCCCGTCACACGCGCGGAGTCTCAGCGCTGGCTCGTGGGTGTGACCGCCGAGCTCGGTGTGACCACGGTGATGGTGACCCATGATGTCGACGAGGCACTGGTCGTCGGGTCGAGGATCGCCCTGCTCGGGTCGACGGGGCGGGTCCAGGACCACTGGATCAACCCGGCCCACGGCACCACGGACTCCGATCCGGACCTCCGGGCGAGCATCCTGGCCTCCTACCGGACCGCCTGA
- a CDS encoding acyl-CoA dehydrogenase family protein, protein MSGSTAGTLIPDLGAPRARLTAGDLGTVDPSALVAVVDSVAARASALDRGDADLRQDISALADLGLFDVDRTPVAVAATIIEAVATESLAVAFGAWAQRMTAAYLRHAADRSDAAERTYRAVASGERPGVTGMAAAQRQAVGLGRVPITAAPVDGGYRIDGPIAWASNVYVDSTIVLAANTEDGRSLVLAFEASAPGVDIRNAPDLLALNATASTMIGLDGVVVPDEQVLGEDLADFLSGVRPQFLVLQAAFCSGVAARSVTEAEGRLEGLGAFSADEHSALAARHEHMHSELHRLAARPGEGALVDLLLLRLDGAEIAPAATRLEAILCGGMGYAQGAPANRRMREAAFLPVQSPSQSQLRWELDRLGLTT, encoded by the coding sequence ATGAGCGGGTCCACGGCCGGCACTCTCATCCCTGACCTCGGAGCCCCGCGGGCCCGGCTCACCGCCGGGGACCTCGGCACTGTCGACCCCTCGGCGCTCGTCGCGGTGGTCGATTCGGTCGCCGCCCGGGCGTCCGCCCTGGACCGCGGGGACGCGGACCTGCGGCAGGACATCTCCGCACTCGCCGATCTCGGTCTCTTCGACGTCGACCGCACCCCGGTCGCCGTCGCCGCCACGATCATCGAGGCCGTGGCGACCGAGAGTCTGGCCGTGGCCTTCGGTGCGTGGGCGCAGCGCATGACCGCCGCCTACCTCCGACACGCGGCGGACCGGTCGGACGCCGCCGAGCGGACCTACCGTGCCGTCGCCTCGGGCGAGCGGCCCGGGGTGACCGGCATGGCGGCGGCCCAGCGCCAGGCGGTCGGCCTGGGCAGGGTCCCGATCACGGCCGCGCCGGTCGACGGCGGGTACCGGATCGACGGACCCATAGCGTGGGCGTCCAACGTCTACGTGGACAGCACGATCGTCCTCGCGGCCAACACGGAGGACGGGCGGAGTCTGGTCCTGGCCTTCGAGGCGTCGGCGCCCGGTGTGGACATCCGGAACGCCCCGGACCTCCTGGCACTCAACGCCACGGCCTCCACCATGATCGGTCTCGACGGCGTCGTCGTCCCCGACGAGCAGGTCCTCGGGGAGGATCTGGCCGACTTCCTGTCCGGCGTGCGTCCGCAGTTCCTCGTCCTCCAGGCCGCGTTCTGTTCGGGGGTCGCGGCGCGCTCCGTGACGGAGGCCGAGGGCCGCCTCGAGGGACTCGGTGCGTTCTCCGCTGACGAACACTCCGCCCTGGCGGCACGCCACGAACACATGCACTCGGAATTGCACCGTCTGGCGGCGCGGCCGGGAGAGGGCGCTCTCGTCGACCTCCTCCTGCTGCGCCTGGACGGGGCGGAGATCGCCCCGGCCGCCACGCGTCTCGAGGCCATCCTCTGCGGTGGCATGGGATACGCACAGGGCGCACCCGCCAACCGTCGCATGCGTGAGGCCGCGTTCCTCCCCGTCCAGTCGCCGTCGCAGTCCCAGCTGCGGTGGGAACTCGACAGGCTGGGGCTGACCACGTGA
- a CDS encoding DUF4242 domain-containing protein encodes MTLFLYETTPSQEQQADPSGLIDAIAGALTESGAEIIETQITKGAARVFTIVELADGPDGACATEAPALDASAIGAAEVTEPAQVRLVGTDLETIKAARPEAGYLVEWDIPAEIDMDTYLTRKKEKSPKYAEIPEVSFLRTYVREDTDKCLCFYNAPDTDAVVRAREIVSTPISRLHELA; translated from the coding sequence ATGACTCTCTTCCTATACGAGACCACCCCCTCCCAGGAGCAGCAGGCCGACCCCTCGGGGCTCATCGACGCGATCGCCGGTGCGCTCACCGAGTCCGGTGCCGAGATCATCGAGACGCAGATCACCAAGGGTGCCGCGCGCGTGTTCACCATCGTCGAGCTCGCCGACGGCCCGGACGGCGCCTGCGCCACCGAGGCCCCCGCGCTGGACGCGTCCGCGATCGGCGCCGCCGAGGTCACCGAGCCCGCCCAGGTCCGGCTGGTGGGAACCGATCTGGAGACCATCAAGGCCGCCCGCCCCGAGGCCGGCTACCTGGTGGAGTGGGACATCCCCGCCGAGATCGACATGGACACCTACCTCACACGCAAGAAGGAGAAGTCCCCCAAGTACGCCGAGATCCCCGAGGTCTCCTTCCTGCGCACCTACGTCCGCGAGGACACGGACAAGTGCCTGTGCTTCTACAACGCACCCGACACGGATGCCGTCGTCAGGGCGCGTGAGATCGTCTCCACCCCCATCTCGCGTCTGCACGAGCTCGCATGA
- a CDS encoding phosphate signaling complex PhoU family protein, translating into MRTVLHSKLDEFSDQLVRFCEMNTRLLDLASVALIEGDEVAATEVIDGAAEVGDLREASEQHAFDLLLLEAPVARDLRQVVSGIYIVEHFTRMAALTGHIARVARRRHPNPVIPEPVVPVIRELAEKDSAMARNLGLLLPNQDVRLALSLDSEDDAVDSLHADLMRQISAQDWPHGSVAAVDLALLARYYERFADHTVSIANRIVYLATGERPEGGSLSHLDDGTVLD; encoded by the coding sequence ATGCGCACCGTCCTCCACAGCAAGCTCGACGAGTTCTCCGACCAACTGGTCCGGTTCTGCGAGATGAACACCCGACTCCTCGATCTCGCCAGTGTGGCGCTCATCGAGGGGGACGAGGTCGCCGCCACCGAGGTGATCGACGGCGCGGCGGAGGTCGGGGATCTGCGTGAGGCCAGCGAGCAGCACGCGTTCGACCTGCTGTTGCTCGAGGCCCCCGTGGCCCGCGACCTGCGTCAGGTGGTCTCCGGCATCTACATCGTCGAGCACTTCACCCGGATGGCCGCCCTCACCGGACACATCGCGCGCGTGGCCCGCCGCCGGCACCCCAACCCCGTCATCCCCGAGCCCGTGGTCCCGGTGATCCGCGAGCTCGCGGAGAAGGACTCGGCCATGGCCAGGAATCTCGGGCTGTTGCTCCCCAACCAGGACGTCCGCCTCGCACTCTCACTCGACTCGGAGGACGACGCCGTGGACTCCCTCCACGCCGACCTCATGAGGCAGATCTCAGCCCAGGACTGGCCACACGGTTCGGTCGCGGCTGTGGACCTGGCCCTGCTCGCCCGCTACTACGAGCGATTCGCCGACCACACGGTCAGCATCGCCAACCGCATCGTCTACCTCGCCACCGGGGAGAGGCCCGAGGGCGGCTCGCTCTCCCACCTCGACGACGGCACCGTCCTCGACTGA
- a CDS encoding VOC family protein, whose amino-acid sequence MSRPIHFEIHASDPARACEFYAAVFGWSYQDWSDFAGSPYFGVTSGPEDEPGINGAIMQRHGDGPSPGSPVIGAVLTMGCGDFDATARTILDAGGTVALDKHALPGMAWQGYFLDTEGNVFGIHQPDPDAK is encoded by the coding sequence GTGTCCCGCCCGATCCACTTCGAGATCCACGCCTCCGACCCGGCCCGGGCGTGTGAGTTCTACGCGGCCGTCTTCGGGTGGAGCTACCAGGACTGGAGCGACTTCGCCGGCTCACCGTACTTCGGCGTCACGTCCGGTCCAGAAGACGAACCGGGCATCAACGGCGCGATCATGCAGCGCCACGGTGACGGTCCTTCGCCGGGCTCGCCCGTTATCGGCGCAGTCCTCACGATGGGTTGCGGGGACTTCGACGCCACCGCCCGCACGATCCTGGACGCCGGTGGGACCGTGGCACTGGACAAGCACGCCCTGCCGGGAATGGCGTGGCAGGGCTACTTCCTCGACACCGAGGGCAACGTGTTCGGTATCCACCAGCCCGACCCCGACGCGAAGTAG